The Athalia rosae chromosome 7, iyAthRosa1.1, whole genome shotgun sequence genome window below encodes:
- the LOC105684135 gene encoding uncharacterized protein LOC105684135, which translates to MLKKALTKSGLRILRAIKKLSRKNRPANKSSESSCEQSKVSLRETTSSRRYTIPEHEAISLSWSLASLDTKSVDTYLTSVSETGPDTPMKNLDNNRCCCCAEYEENEKNENKENEICSYR; encoded by the exons ATGTTGAAAAAGGCGCTCACCAAGTCCGGCCTGAGGATCCTAAGG GCAATAAAGAAGCTGTCGAGAAAAAATAGACCGGCGAATAAATCCTCGGAAAGTAGCTGCGAGCAGTCGAAGGTTTCGTTGCGGGAAACTACTTCGTCTCGACGTTACACGATTCCGGAACACGAAGCGATTTCCTTATCGTGGTCTTTGGCGTCTTTGGATACCAAAAGCGTGGACACGTACTTGACATCGGTTAGCGAAACGGGACCTGATACCCCGATGAAAAATCTCGACAATAatcgctgctgttgctgcgctgaatacgaagaaaatgaaaaaaatgaaaacaaggaGAACGAGATATGTTCTTATAgatag
- the LOC105684131 gene encoding hairy/enhancer-of-split related with YRPW motif protein 1 isoform X1 has product MWRVVVPRSDENSTLLSSDITAGAVAPGHLSLSSGPPGPPGHPGPHHWGYPPPPHPAYQPQHHDHMRHHHHHELQRSHAPNSNSSGSVEVRTEMERIEMQRPELRHEIRHDVIPTVMRSELTELRPSHELPELKNDVTELRTQDNQRQQQGPGTRGMKRAMSDSDCDDVFSEESGKEPCNSPGGDSCQHASRKRRRGMIEKKRRDRINASLGELRRLVPAAARDPHSGKLEKAEILQLTVEHLRTLRNKGPEGYDSTKLAMDYHAVGWGECAAEVGRYLVTMEGLDERDPLRLRLLSHLQSFHREHPPATGTGGLLPSASSVSSGAGGTATGSYEPSSSSGPGGMPPLLGGGALGWGQYPGQYTQQQHGKPYRPWGAELAY; this is encoded by the exons ATGTGGCGAGTCGTAGTTCCTAGATCTGATGAAAACAGCACTCTCCTTTCATCGGACATAACTGCGGGGGCGGTCGCCCCCGGTCACCTGTCGTTGTCTTCGGGTCCTCCTGGTCCTCCGGGTCATCCAGGTCCTCATCATTGGGGGTATCCGCCCCCTCCACACCCGGCGTACCAACCGCAGCATCACGATCACATGcgacatcatcatcatcacgaGTTACAAAGATCGCATGCTCCGAACTCGAATTCTTCTGGTTCCGTTGAAGTTAGAACGGAAATGGAAAGAATCGAAATGCAAAGGCCAGAACTTAGACACGAAATCAGACACGACGTCATTCCAACCGTCATGAGATCAGAGTTGACCGAACTTAGACCCAGCCATGAACTTCCGGAACTCAAAAACGACGTCACGGAACTCAGGACTCAGGATAATCAAAGGCAACAACAGGGACCAGGAACtagggggatgaaaagagcCATGAGCGATTCCGACTGCGATGACGTGTTCTCGGAGGAAAGCGGCAAGGAACC GTGTAACTCGCCAGGCGGTGATTCCTGCCAACACGCATCGCGGAAACGAAGACGAGGAAtgatagagaaaaagaggagagacaGAATAAATGCCTCGTTAGGTGAACTTCGAAGGCTCGTCCCGGCCGCCGCCAGAGATCCGCATAgcggaaaacttgaaaaagctgaaattcTTCAACTTACCGTCGAACATCTTCGTACGCTCAGAAATAAAG GTCCCGAAGGCTACGACAGCACAAAATTGGCAATGGATTATCACGCAGTAGGCTGGGGCGAATGTGCGGCGGAAGTTGGACGATATCTGGTAACAATGGAAGGCCTCGACGAAAGGGATCCTCTTCGTCTTCGGCTGCTTTCTCACCTCCAGAGTTTTCATAGGGAACATCCCCCGGCCACGGGTACCGGCGGACTACTGCCTTCCGCATCTTCGGTTAGTTCTGGTGCTGGTGGAACTGCTACCGGAAGTTACGAGCCATCGAGTTCTTCGGGGCCTGGTGGTATGCCACCCCTTCTCGGTGGCGGAGCACTCGGATGGGGACAGTATCCCGGACAATACACCCAGCAGCAACACGGAAAGCCTTACAGACCGTGGGGCGCGGAGTTGGCTTACTGA
- the LOC105684131 gene encoding hairy/enhancer-of-split related with YRPW motif protein isoform X2, translating to MRHHHHHELQRSHAPNSNSSGSVEVRTEMERIEMQRPELRHEIRHDVIPTVMRSELTELRPSHELPELKNDVTELRTQDNQRQQQGPGTRGMKRAMSDSDCDDVFSEESGKEPCNSPGGDSCQHASRKRRRGMIEKKRRDRINASLGELRRLVPAAARDPHSGKLEKAEILQLTVEHLRTLRNKGPEGYDSTKLAMDYHAVGWGECAAEVGRYLVTMEGLDERDPLRLRLLSHLQSFHREHPPATGTGGLLPSASSVSSGAGGTATGSYEPSSSSGPGGMPPLLGGGALGWGQYPGQYTQQQHGKPYRPWGAELAY from the exons ATGcgacatcatcatcatcacgaGTTACAAAGATCGCATGCTCCGAACTCGAATTCTTCTGGTTCCGTTGAAGTTAGAACGGAAATGGAAAGAATCGAAATGCAAAGGCCAGAACTTAGACACGAAATCAGACACGACGTCATTCCAACCGTCATGAGATCAGAGTTGACCGAACTTAGACCCAGCCATGAACTTCCGGAACTCAAAAACGACGTCACGGAACTCAGGACTCAGGATAATCAAAGGCAACAACAGGGACCAGGAACtagggggatgaaaagagcCATGAGCGATTCCGACTGCGATGACGTGTTCTCGGAGGAAAGCGGCAAGGAACC GTGTAACTCGCCAGGCGGTGATTCCTGCCAACACGCATCGCGGAAACGAAGACGAGGAAtgatagagaaaaagaggagagacaGAATAAATGCCTCGTTAGGTGAACTTCGAAGGCTCGTCCCGGCCGCCGCCAGAGATCCGCATAgcggaaaacttgaaaaagctgaaattcTTCAACTTACCGTCGAACATCTTCGTACGCTCAGAAATAAAG GTCCCGAAGGCTACGACAGCACAAAATTGGCAATGGATTATCACGCAGTAGGCTGGGGCGAATGTGCGGCGGAAGTTGGACGATATCTGGTAACAATGGAAGGCCTCGACGAAAGGGATCCTCTTCGTCTTCGGCTGCTTTCTCACCTCCAGAGTTTTCATAGGGAACATCCCCCGGCCACGGGTACCGGCGGACTACTGCCTTCCGCATCTTCGGTTAGTTCTGGTGCTGGTGGAACTGCTACCGGAAGTTACGAGCCATCGAGTTCTTCGGGGCCTGGTGGTATGCCACCCCTTCTCGGTGGCGGAGCACTCGGATGGGGACAGTATCCCGGACAATACACCCAGCAGCAACACGGAAAGCCTTACAGACCGTGGGGCGCGGAGTTGGCTTACTGA
- the LOC105684132 gene encoding GMP reductase 1-like isoform X1, whose amino-acid sequence MPVIINDVKLDYKDVLIRPRRSDLNSRAEVNLFSEMTFRHSKRTYNGIPLMASNMDSIGTFEMAKTLSKHGVFTAINKYNSIEGWKKFATENPECLHNVAVCSGIAEGDFKRLSTILTLIPELSFILIDVANGYAQSFVNYIKKVRHAFPNHTIAAGDVATAEITEELILAGADIVKIGIGPGSVCTTRTTTGVGFPQLSAVLECAEAAHTLNGFVIADGGCNCTGDVAKALGAGADFVMIGGMLSGHDQCLGEVIERDGKQLKIFYGSCSATAMNKFFGGVAKYRSVEGKTVEIPYRGDVEPTILEMLGGLRSTCTYVGASSVQELPLRTIFVRCNEVVNSIFGPS is encoded by the exons ATGCCGGTTATAATTAACGATGTGAAATTGGATTATAAAGACGTTTTGATACGTCCGAGGAGAAGTGATTTAAACAGCAGAGCCGAG gTTAACTTATTCTCGGAGATGACTTTTAGACATTcaaaacgtacgtacaatggcATACCCTTGATGGCGTCGAACATGGATTCTATTGGGACATTTGAAATGGCAAAGACACTTTCAAAA CACGGTGTATTCACGGCGATAAATAAGTATAACAGCATTGAAGGATGGAAGAAATTTGCAACTGAAAATCCGGAATGTTTGCACAATGTCGCTGTTTGTTCAGGGATTGCAGAGGGAGACTTTAAACGCCTTTCAACGATCCTCACGCTCATACCGGAATTATCATTTATCTTAATAGATGTTGCGAACGGTTACGCCCAGAGTTTTGtaaattacataaaaaaagtTCGCCACGCTTTCCCGAATCACACCATCGCT GCAGGCGATGTCGCTACCGCTGAAATAACGGAAGAACTTATACTTGCCGGGGCCgatattgttaaaattggGATCGGACCGGGATCGGTTTGTACAACCCGAACCACCACGGGAGTTGGTTTTCCTCAGTTGAGTGCGGTACTAGAATGTGCCGAGGCTGCGCACACTTTGAACGGTTTCGTGATCGCT GACGGAGGTTGCAACTGCACCGGGGATGTTGCCAAGGCTTTAGGCGCCGGTGCCGACTTCGTAATGATAGGAGGAATGCTTTCCGGACACGATCAATGTCTTGGTGAGGTCATCGAGAGGGACGGtaaacaattgaaaattttctatggtTCTTGTTCTGCAACTGctatgaacaaattttttggcgGAGTAGCCAAGTACAG ATCCGTAGAAGGAAAAACCGTTGAAATTCCGTACAGAGGCGACGTAGAACCAACGATCCTTGAAATGTTGGGCGGTCTTCGTTCAACGTGCACGTATGTCGGGGCGTCATCCGTACAGGAGCTCCCTTTAAGGACTATTTTTGTGCGTTGCAACGAAGTAGTCAACTCCATTTTTGGTCCATCATAA
- the LOC105684132 gene encoding GMP reductase 1-like isoform X2, with the protein MTFRHSKRTYNGIPLMASNMDSIGTFEMAKTLSKHGVFTAINKYNSIEGWKKFATENPECLHNVAVCSGIAEGDFKRLSTILTLIPELSFILIDVANGYAQSFVNYIKKVRHAFPNHTIAAGDVATAEITEELILAGADIVKIGIGPGSVCTTRTTTGVGFPQLSAVLECAEAAHTLNGFVIADGGCNCTGDVAKALGAGADFVMIGGMLSGHDQCLGEVIERDGKQLKIFYGSCSATAMNKFFGGVAKYRSVEGKTVEIPYRGDVEPTILEMLGGLRSTCTYVGASSVQELPLRTIFVRCNEVVNSIFGPS; encoded by the exons ATGACTTTTAGACATTcaaaacgtacgtacaatggcATACCCTTGATGGCGTCGAACATGGATTCTATTGGGACATTTGAAATGGCAAAGACACTTTCAAAA CACGGTGTATTCACGGCGATAAATAAGTATAACAGCATTGAAGGATGGAAGAAATTTGCAACTGAAAATCCGGAATGTTTGCACAATGTCGCTGTTTGTTCAGGGATTGCAGAGGGAGACTTTAAACGCCTTTCAACGATCCTCACGCTCATACCGGAATTATCATTTATCTTAATAGATGTTGCGAACGGTTACGCCCAGAGTTTTGtaaattacataaaaaaagtTCGCCACGCTTTCCCGAATCACACCATCGCT GCAGGCGATGTCGCTACCGCTGAAATAACGGAAGAACTTATACTTGCCGGGGCCgatattgttaaaattggGATCGGACCGGGATCGGTTTGTACAACCCGAACCACCACGGGAGTTGGTTTTCCTCAGTTGAGTGCGGTACTAGAATGTGCCGAGGCTGCGCACACTTTGAACGGTTTCGTGATCGCT GACGGAGGTTGCAACTGCACCGGGGATGTTGCCAAGGCTTTAGGCGCCGGTGCCGACTTCGTAATGATAGGAGGAATGCTTTCCGGACACGATCAATGTCTTGGTGAGGTCATCGAGAGGGACGGtaaacaattgaaaattttctatggtTCTTGTTCTGCAACTGctatgaacaaattttttggcgGAGTAGCCAAGTACAG ATCCGTAGAAGGAAAAACCGTTGAAATTCCGTACAGAGGCGACGTAGAACCAACGATCCTTGAAATGTTGGGCGGTCTTCGTTCAACGTGCACGTATGTCGGGGCGTCATCCGTACAGGAGCTCCCTTTAAGGACTATTTTTGTGCGTTGCAACGAAGTAGTCAACTCCATTTTTGGTCCATCATAA